The Arachis hypogaea cultivar Tifrunner chromosome 14, arahy.Tifrunner.gnm2.J5K5, whole genome shotgun sequence genome has a segment encoding these proteins:
- the LOC112740225 gene encoding uncharacterized protein, protein MLNWGPVLVSVVLFVLLTPGLLFQVPGRSRCVEFGNFQTSAASILIHSLLFFGLVCVFLIAIRVHLYTG, encoded by the coding sequence atGTTGAACTGGGGACCAGTGCTAGTGTCGGTGGTGCTGTTTGTGTTATTAACACCAGGGTTGTTGTTTCAGGTGCCTGGGAGATCAAGGTGTGTTGAATTTGGTAACTTTCAAACAAGTGCTGCTTCCATTCTCATtcactctcttctcttctttggtCTCGTTTGTGTTTTCCTCATTGCCATTAGAGTTCATCTCTACACCGGCTGA